The genomic interval CGACCCTCTGGTCGCCGTCGACGCCCAGCTCGTCGCGCAGCGCGTTGGCCAGCCGGGTGGCGCGTGCGCCGATCTCGGCGAAGGTGGCACGGTGCGGCTCGGGTTCGCCGGTCCAGGTCGTGACCTGCGACTTCCCATGAATCGTCATCCCGTGGTGCAGGATGCGGGTGACAGTCAGCGGTACGTCCTGCATGGTGCTCAGCACGGCGTCCTCCCGGTAGGCGCTACGCGGCAGTAAGGTTCCGCTGATTCTGCGCACATACCAAGCGGTATGTCACTACTCGCGAGAAGATTCCTGCCGGGAACTCCTCGCTGGGGAGCCGGGTCAGGACCTCCTGAGGGACCTCGCCGGGCCGTCCGGATCAGCGGACCGGCGTCAGCTCCGGGTCCTCGCGGAGCTTGCCGAGAGCACGGGAGACCGCGCTCTTGACCGTACCGATCGACACGCCGAGCACCTCCGCCGTCTGGGCCTCGCTCAGGTCCTCGTAGTAGCGCAGGACGACCATCGCGCGCTGGCGGTCCGGGAGCTTGAGCACCGCGCGCCACATCGCGTCGTGCAACGACTGCTGCTCGGCCGGGTCCGGCGCCGGAAAGGCCTCCCCCTCGGGCAGTTCCTCGCACGCGAACTCGTCGACCTTCCGCTTGCGCCACTGCGAGGTACGGGTGTTGAGCAGCGCCCGGCGGACGTAGCCGTCCAGCGCCCGGTGGTCCTCGATCCGCTCCCACGCGACGTACGTCTTGGCGAGCGCGGTCTGCAGCAGGTCCTCCGCGTCGCACGGGTTCGCGGTGAGCGAGCGCGCGGTACGCAGCAGGACCGGACCACGGGCCCGTACGTACGAGGAGAACGACGCGTAGGGCGCGTGGGGGTGGCCGGCGGCGGTGGCAGAGGCCGCCCTGGAGGCGCCCGTGCAGACTGGCGTGGTCATGTACTCCACGCTAGGAGCGGGCGCCGCCGAGGGGATCGCCCCCAGGTCCCGAAGGCTCGTCCGCCTCAGGTTGTAGGGGGTGTGCACCCTGCACCTCCTGAAGGTGGACGGGCCTGCGCCCGGCCGTAAGGGTCCGCCCCCGAGAGCCCCCGGGGGCCGGGCCTCGCCGCTCAGCGGTCCGCGCCGATGACCAGGCCCGACGTCGGAACCCCCGTACCGGCCGTGACCAGCGACCTCGCCGCCCCCGCCACCTGGTTCACCGAGGTCCCCCGGATCTGCCGGACGGCCTCCGCGATGCCGTTCATCCCGTGGAGGTACGCCTCCCCCAGCTGACCCCCATGGGTGTTCAGGGGCAGCGCGTCCGCGGCGACGAACGCCCCGGCCTCCCCGGGACCGCAGAAACCGAACTCCTCCAGTTGCATCAGGACGAACGGGGTGAAGTGGTCGTAGAGGATGCCCACGTCGATGTCGGCCGGCGACAGTCCGGAGCTGCGCCAGAGCTGCCGGGCGACCACGGCGGTCTCCGGCAGGCCCGTCAGCCCGTCCCGGTAGAAGCTCGTCATCTGTTCCTGCGACCGGCCCGCGCCCTGGGCCGCCGCGACGACGACGGCGGGCGGTCGGGGCAGGTCGCGGGCGCGCTCCAGGCTGGTGACGACGAGGGCCTGGCCGCCGTCCGTCTCCTGGCAGCAGTCCAGCAGCCGCAGCGGCTCCACGATCCAGCGGGACGCGGCGTGGTCGGCGAGCGTGATCGGCTTCCCGTGGAAGTACGCCGCCGGGTTCCGTGCCGCGTGGAGCCGGTCGACCACCGCCACGTGCCCGAAGACCTCCGGGTCGAGGCCGTACGCGTGGAGGTAGCGCTGGGCCGCCATCGCCACCCAGGAGGCGGGGGTGAGCAGCCCGTACGGCAGGTTCCAGCCGAGCGCCGCGCCCTCGGCGGTGGACTCGCGCCGCTGGACGCCGGAGCCGAAGCGGCGGCCGGAGCGCTCGTTGAAGGCCCGGTAGCAGACGACGACGTCCGCGATCCCGCTCGCCACCGCGAGGGCGGCCTGCTGCACGGTGGCGCAGGCCGCGCCGCCGCCGTAGTGGACCCGGGAGAAGAACGACAGCTCGCCGATCCCGGCCGCCTGGGCGACGGTGATCTCGGGGCTGGTGTCCATGGTGAAGGTGACGAGCCCGTCCACGTCGCCGGGGGTGAGACCCGCGTCGTCGAGGGCGGCGCGGACGGCCTCGACGGCCAGCTTCAGCTCGCTGCGGCCGGAGTCCTTGGAGAACTCGGTGGCCCCGATGCCGACGATCGCGGCCTTCCCGCCGAGCGAGTCGGCCCTGCGGATGCTCATGATCCGGCCCCTTCTTCTTCGCCGCTCGGGGCCGGGAGGGTCACGATGACCGTGCCGGTGACGTGGCGGCCGATGCCGTTGTCGCCAGTGACAGTGACGGTGACGGTGATCGTCGCGCGTACGGGCTCTTCGCCGGCCGGCCAGGCCACCTCCGTGACGCGGCCGGTCAACCGCATGGCGTCTCCCGGGTAGTTGGGAACGCCCAAGCGGATCGCGACCTTGCGGAGGACGGCATCCGGCCCGAAGTGGTCGGTGATGTAGCGGCCGACGAGCCCGTTGGTGGTGAGGATGTTCATGAAGATGTCGGGGGAGCCCTTCTCCCGGGCCAGGTCCGCGTCGTGGTGCACGTCCTGGTAGTCACGCGAGGCGATGGCCCCGGCGACGATCAGGGTCCGGGTCAGCGGGATCTCCAGGGGC from Streptomyces sp. CA-278952 carries:
- a CDS encoding SigE family RNA polymerase sigma factor — encoded protein: MTTPVCTGASRAASATAAGHPHAPYASFSSYVRARGPVLLRTARSLTANPCDAEDLLQTALAKTYVAWERIEDHRALDGYVRRALLNTRTSQWRKRKVDEFACEELPEGEAFPAPDPAEQQSLHDAMWRAVLKLPDRQRAMVVLRYYEDLSEAQTAEVLGVSIGTVKSAVSRALGKLREDPELTPVR
- a CDS encoding lipid-transfer protein, whose protein sequence is MSIRRADSLGGKAAIVGIGATEFSKDSGRSELKLAVEAVRAALDDAGLTPGDVDGLVTFTMDTSPEITVAQAAGIGELSFFSRVHYGGGAACATVQQAALAVASGIADVVVCYRAFNERSGRRFGSGVQRRESTAEGAALGWNLPYGLLTPASWVAMAAQRYLHAYGLDPEVFGHVAVVDRLHAARNPAAYFHGKPITLADHAASRWIVEPLRLLDCCQETDGGQALVVTSLERARDLPRPPAVVVAAAQGAGRSQEQMTSFYRDGLTGLPETAVVARQLWRSSGLSPADIDVGILYDHFTPFVLMQLEEFGFCGPGEAGAFVAADALPLNTHGGQLGEAYLHGMNGIAEAVRQIRGTSVNQVAGAARSLVTAGTGVPTSGLVIGADR
- a CDS encoding MaoC/PaaZ C-terminal domain-containing protein, producing the protein MTRTYRVGDELAPLEIPLTRTLIVAGAIASRDYQDVHHDADLAREKGSPDIFMNILTTNGLVGRYITDHFGPDAVLRKVAIRLGVPNYPGDAMRLTGRVTEVAWPAGEEPVRATITVTVTVTGDNGIGRHVTGTVIVTLPAPSGEEEGAGS